In a genomic window of Methanoregula sp.:
- a CDS encoding solute carrier family 23 protein, translated as MRPPDLEFGADDKPPLTTTFLLGLQHTGIVATAFVFPILVARAAGIEAGAAAFFVSMSMLANGISTIFQAIKHPEFGSGYLVPRVAGPNYISASILALQSGGLSLLCGMTVFSGALQTALSRVVQRLRVLFPVEVTGLVIMMLGVAVVPFALPQFFGMTGGATSPDATVTAISIITLAVTVGVTVWGRGQIRLFPLIVGMAVGYALCIATGLAGADPLGQIAASPIIALPDPRYFGLSFQPVLMIPFGIAAIVTFVKSFGEFSICQRINNTEWKRPDMKNIQSGLFADGIASGLGGLFGGMGQTGSSSNIGLSIATRSTSRYIGFMTGAILIVLAFLPFLATVFLIMPGPVIGGTLIYVAGFIIVGGFQTITSRMLDSRKIFVIGISFIFGISVYLIPGAYAGVPPLVRPLFDSALSLTTVIAIILNLVMRIGVKQRITATIDPAARISDQVFTLMERQGEAWAARGEVIHRMAMALTQACELVAGEARTSGPVTVSVSFDEYNLDAEVSYTGTPLPLPEKRPSEEEILNDPSAMLLLGGYLIRTQADRASSSASGGVAVLKIHMEH; from the coding sequence ATGCGACCGCCGGATCTCGAATTTGGTGCTGATGACAAGCCCCCGCTTACCACCACGTTCCTGCTCGGCCTGCAGCATACGGGGATTGTAGCGACTGCGTTTGTCTTCCCGATCCTTGTGGCCCGGGCCGCGGGCATCGAGGCCGGGGCTGCTGCCTTCTTCGTCTCGATGTCGATGCTCGCCAATGGCATCTCCACGATCTTCCAGGCGATAAAACACCCGGAGTTCGGTTCAGGGTATCTCGTTCCACGGGTTGCCGGGCCCAATTACATCTCGGCCTCTATCCTTGCCCTCCAGTCAGGGGGCCTCTCGCTGCTCTGCGGTATGACCGTCTTTTCCGGCGCATTGCAGACCGCGCTCTCCCGGGTGGTCCAGCGGCTCCGGGTTCTCTTCCCGGTCGAAGTGACGGGCCTCGTGATCATGATGCTCGGAGTCGCGGTGGTACCCTTTGCCCTGCCGCAGTTCTTCGGTATGACCGGGGGGGCCACGTCCCCTGATGCGACGGTCACCGCGATCTCGATCATCACCCTCGCGGTCACGGTGGGAGTCACGGTCTGGGGCCGGGGGCAGATCCGGCTCTTTCCGCTCATTGTCGGTATGGCGGTCGGGTACGCGCTCTGCATCGCGACTGGGCTCGCGGGTGCCGACCCGCTGGGCCAGATCGCCGCCTCACCAATTATCGCGCTGCCCGACCCCCGCTACTTCGGGCTCTCGTTCCAGCCGGTACTCATGATCCCGTTCGGGATTGCGGCGATTGTCACCTTCGTGAAGAGTTTCGGCGAGTTCTCGATCTGCCAGCGGATCAACAACACAGAATGGAAACGGCCCGATATGAAGAATATCCAGTCGGGGCTCTTTGCCGATGGGATCGCGTCGGGTCTCGGGGGCCTGTTCGGAGGGATGGGGCAGACCGGGTCATCGTCAAATATCGGCCTCTCGATTGCCACCCGCTCGACCAGCCGGTACATCGGGTTCATGACGGGAGCGATCCTGATCGTGCTCGCCTTCCTCCCGTTCCTTGCCACGGTCTTTCTCATCATGCCGGGCCCGGTCATCGGTGGGACGCTCATCTACGTTGCCGGGTTCATCATCGTGGGAGGTTTCCAGACCATCACGAGCCGGATGCTGGACTCCCGGAAGATCTTCGTGATCGGGATCTCCTTCATCTTCGGCATCAGCGTGTACCTCATCCCCGGGGCGTATGCGGGTGTCCCGCCGCTGGTCCGCCCGCTCTTTGATTCGGCACTCTCCTTAACAACGGTTATCGCGATTATTCTGAACCTTGTGATGCGGATTGGCGTGAAGCAGCGCATCACCGCGACCATCGATCCGGCAGCCCGGATCTCGGACCAGGTCTTCACCCTCATGGAACGGCAGGGCGAGGCCTGGGCCGCGAGAGGTGAGGTGATCCACCGGATGGCAATGGCCCTGACCCAGGCCTGCGAACTTGTCGCAGGCGAGGCGCGGACCTCCGGCCCGGTGACCGTCTCGGTCTCGTTCGATGAGTACAACCTTGATGCCGAAGTCTCGTACACCGGCACTCCCCTCCCACTTCCCGAGAAGCGCCCTAGCGAGGAGGAGATCCTCAACGATCCCTCCGCGATGCTCCTGCTCGGGGGATATCTCATCCGTACCCAAGCGGACCGGGCGAGCTCTTCGGCATCGGGCGGGGTGGCGGTGCTGAAGATTCATATGGAGCACTGA
- a CDS encoding MBL fold metallo-hydrolase, producing the protein MQVTPAIHALRHPFQVPVAPGITLDRFVYSYLIAGETITLIDTGVAGCETRIFDYIRSIGRDPAEISLVVLTHSHPDHIGAARAIREAIGCSVAAHPAERAWIEDVERQNRERPVPGFTALVGGSVPIDYELDGGCTIDTDGTREYELEVIHAPGHSAGSIALFLPGEGALFSGDVIPVAGDLPVYDDALGSVRSIRLLRSVRGIRVLLSAWDEPRFGEAAYGQMDRALDYLQKIHDAVLTSAGDGESDPMELTRKTVAMLGLPPQAVNPLLARTFAANLRARNEDFTAGSRQ; encoded by the coding sequence ATGCAGGTCACCCCCGCTATCCATGCACTCAGGCACCCGTTCCAAGTCCCGGTTGCGCCCGGCATCACCCTCGACCGTTTCGTGTACTCGTACCTCATAGCAGGTGAGACGATCACCCTCATCGACACGGGGGTAGCAGGCTGCGAGACACGGATCTTTGACTATATCCGGTCCATCGGCCGCGACCCTGCGGAGATCTCGCTTGTCGTCCTGACCCACTCCCACCCCGACCATATCGGGGCAGCCCGGGCAATCCGGGAAGCCATCGGGTGCAGCGTGGCGGCACACCCTGCCGAACGGGCGTGGATCGAAGATGTGGAACGCCAGAACCGGGAGCGCCCGGTGCCGGGATTTACCGCGCTGGTCGGTGGGTCGGTGCCGATCGATTACGAGCTCGATGGAGGCTGTACCATCGATACTGACGGGACACGCGAATACGAGCTCGAGGTGATACACGCGCCGGGCCATTCAGCCGGTTCGATCGCGCTGTTCCTGCCGGGCGAGGGGGCGCTCTTCTCAGGGGATGTAATCCCGGTGGCCGGCGATCTCCCCGTGTATGATGATGCTTTAGGATCCGTACGATCGATACGACTCCTCCGGTCGGTACGGGGCATCCGCGTCCTCCTTTCGGCCTGGGACGAGCCCCGGTTCGGTGAAGCCGCGTACGGGCAGATGGACAGGGCACTTGACTATCTCCAGAAGATCCACGATGCTGTACTCACATCTGCCGGCGATGGCGAATCCGACCCGATGGAACTCACCCGGAAAACAGTCGCAATGCTCGGGCTCCCGCCACAAGCGGTCAACCCGCTGCTCGCCCGCACCTTTGCAGCAAACCTCCGGGCCCGGAACGAAGACTTTACGGCGGGTTCCCGCCAATAA
- a CDS encoding class I SAM-dependent methyltransferase, translating to MDPLSPDIHIDAADDTEYQRQLSLFSKCSTEKGIELIKTGMVIETLSRRERFLDIGAGGGHLTIPIAQQFGMTTIVEPNPCQAEIFKRRCPDFRIYNDSWMDIDLGDERFDLILCSHVLYYIPEGSWMQTVEKMYRYLSPGGCLIIVMQSPLGEVADFFNTFTTYDVPILDLARDVIALYGDDAVLLQYFQNEIYSESLDDIVEIGLFLLLDQRFKARKSEIAEYFRMHHKVNGGYLIRQDEILLVIRKLPGYIGTAER from the coding sequence TTGGACCCGTTATCTCCTGATATCCATATTGATGCTGCAGACGATACAGAATACCAGCGCCAGCTCTCTCTCTTCTCGAAATGTTCAACGGAAAAGGGTATTGAACTTATTAAAACCGGGATGGTAATTGAAACGCTCTCCCGGAGGGAGCGGTTTCTGGACATCGGGGCGGGTGGCGGGCACCTGACGATTCCCATAGCACAGCAGTTCGGGATGACCACGATTGTTGAGCCAAATCCCTGCCAGGCGGAAATATTTAAGCGCCGTTGTCCTGATTTCCGGATCTATAACGACAGCTGGATGGATATTGATCTGGGTGATGAACGTTTTGACCTGATCCTGTGCTCCCATGTCCTCTATTATATCCCGGAAGGGAGCTGGATGCAGACCGTTGAAAAGATGTACCGCTACCTTTCACCGGGCGGGTGTCTTATTATCGTGATGCAGTCACCACTCGGGGAAGTCGCGGATTTCTTCAACACCTTTACCACGTATGACGTCCCCATCCTCGATCTGGCACGGGATGTTATCGCCCTGTACGGTGACGACGCAGTCCTGCTCCAGTACTTCCAGAACGAGATCTATTCAGAATCTCTTGATGATATTGTGGAGATCGGGCTGTTTTTACTCCTTGATCAAAGGTTCAAGGCCCGTAAGAGTGAAATTGCTGAGTATTTCCGGATGCACCATAAGGTGAACGGCGGTTACCTCATCAGGCAGGACGAGATCCTGCTGGTGATCAGGAAATTGCCGGGCTATATCGGTACAGCCGAGCGATAG
- a CDS encoding bifunctional metallophosphatase/5'-nucleotidase encodes MAPDLRLDRIPVVLQIFCGCCIILILILAPIVLSWYFPGPVPASHTNAPVHVKILAINDFHGQLPPGQAVNKRPTGSAPVLASYLKSAMVSGNADGTFIALPGDIVGASPPQSGLLADEPTLLFFNEFANLSCPGRIGSADSGCNMVATVGNHEFDRGTGELLRQVYGGNGTSSVPHLTDPYPGSRSSYTCANVVWKENGTPIFPPYIIRNISGVPIAFIGADTMTTPERLAPHRADEVRFLNETESINRYVAEVQKDGMHAIVILLHEGGDQQAYEGTTRDGVNVTGRVTGIVAGLDGDVDVVLSGHTHAFSNAWLPNAAGKPVLVTQAWSYSKGYADVDLILDPASRDIVNKSARIIVAYADSPPGTIPDPETAAFLAEDGQAVAPVIGRQIAVIARDITRDMDAAGESALGDLLADAQRSVMETDVAFITTGTMRSDLKQGNATWSDVFTIQPFSGTVVSMKLTGQQIRDALERQWQEPLPPHPLGVSGLSYTYDTKQPSGSRVQEVRVRGVSLDPAATYTAAMMDYLSIGGDGYTVFTNGTLITTGSSDVDTLASYLGSLPQPVNVTTDGRIRRIN; translated from the coding sequence ATGGCACCCGATCTACGGCTGGACAGGATCCCGGTCGTTCTGCAGATCTTTTGCGGATGCTGCATTATCTTAATTCTCATACTGGCACCGATTGTGCTCTCCTGGTATTTTCCCGGGCCTGTCCCGGCATCGCACACAAATGCCCCCGTTCATGTGAAGATTCTCGCGATAAATGATTTTCACGGGCAGCTGCCCCCGGGACAGGCCGTGAACAAGCGCCCGACAGGGAGTGCACCGGTGCTGGCATCTTACCTGAAATCGGCAATGGTGTCAGGGAATGCAGATGGCACATTCATCGCCCTGCCCGGGGATATCGTGGGGGCGTCACCGCCACAGTCCGGGCTGCTGGCCGATGAACCGACCCTGCTCTTCTTCAATGAATTTGCGAATCTTTCCTGCCCGGGAAGGATCGGAAGTGCAGATTCCGGGTGTAATATGGTTGCGACCGTGGGTAACCACGAGTTTGACCGGGGTACCGGCGAACTTTTACGGCAGGTGTACGGGGGCAACGGTACCTCTTCGGTCCCCCATCTTACCGATCCCTATCCCGGTTCGCGGTCATCTTATACCTGCGCCAATGTTGTCTGGAAAGAGAATGGTACGCCGATCTTTCCTCCCTATATCATACGGAACATCAGCGGGGTGCCCATCGCATTCATCGGGGCCGATACGATGACTACCCCTGAACGGCTGGCGCCGCACCGCGCAGATGAAGTCCGGTTCCTCAATGAGACGGAGTCTATCAACCGGTACGTTGCCGAAGTCCAAAAGGACGGGATGCATGCCATTGTTATTTTGCTCCACGAAGGCGGGGATCAGCAGGCCTATGAGGGTACAACCCGTGACGGGGTGAATGTGACCGGTCGGGTCACGGGCATCGTAGCCGGTCTTGACGGGGATGTGGATGTGGTGCTCTCGGGTCATACCCACGCGTTTTCAAACGCCTGGCTCCCCAATGCAGCCGGAAAACCGGTGCTTGTCACGCAGGCCTGGAGTTACAGTAAGGGGTATGCAGACGTGGATCTGATCCTTGATCCCGCCAGCCGGGATATCGTGAACAAATCCGCCCGTATCATTGTTGCCTATGCTGACAGCCCGCCCGGCACCATCCCGGACCCGGAAACGGCAGCGTTCCTGGCAGAAGACGGGCAGGCAGTCGCCCCCGTAATCGGGAGGCAGATCGCCGTGATCGCCCGGGATATCACCCGGGACATGGATGCTGCCGGTGAATCAGCACTCGGGGATCTTCTGGCCGATGCCCAACGCTCGGTGATGGAGACCGATGTTGCGTTTATCACAACGGGAACCATGCGGTCCGATCTTAAACAAGGGAATGCGACGTGGAGCGACGTCTTTACCATCCAGCCGTTTTCAGGAACGGTCGTCTCGATGAAACTGACCGGGCAGCAGATCCGGGATGCGCTCGAACGGCAGTGGCAGGAACCGCTGCCCCCGCATCCTCTTGGCGTGTCCGGGCTGTCCTATACCTATGATACAAAACAACCGTCCGGCAGCCGGGTACAGGAAGTCCGTGTCAGGGGCGTTTCGCTCGACCCGGCAGCGACCTATACAGCTGCCATGATGGATTATCTCTCCATCGGGGGTGACGGGTATACGGTATTTACGAACGGGACCCTGATCACCACCGGGTCGTCCGATGTCGATACCCTTGCCTCATACCTGGGATCGCTGCCCCAGCCGGTGAACGTGACAACGGATGGGAGGATCCGGCGGATCAACTGA
- a CDS encoding tetratricopeptide repeat protein: MSLFDKIFPTHEKAKDKEAIHQERESHPHVMGSSSGAEEFDPQSAKFWIRKGHNHWSVGECDKALDSFERGLEVDPENAELWVHHGIARGNLGRYPDALSSFERALVLDPDNPDAAINKGLALCAMGKCEEALSVFNIIIGFNPSDSLAWYNKGVSLQILGKNDEATGAYEKAFEIRPELPVIPHNILTLLNKSAVLENIGKNDEALQSLTRALSINPKYTEAWVRKGRIFRKLGNFQESIFMIERAIEFNHTDPAISEELRISLISLGKHEGAIWAFEKAIKLNPKNPEAWCGIGDTYLRLAKFTEALEAFETARKIDPQNLVIRSSIADTYRKMGYHEEAVEKYDDILDRDPANAACWYHRGLSLQALGDYDESLSSFKKALSHNMDDAKVYFNEGIVLTSLQRYAEADVAFTNGLEKNPRDAVAWYNKGFVLQILKKFKEALAAYDRAISEDPASIPSWINRGIVLEKMGKTEDALAAFNHVISFNPDDEKTLYHKGVVLQDLNRNTEALHAYNQALDLDSSDKDALFAKGTILEKLGKESESLQCYDQALALDPKNTGAWVRKAGIFEKENNFFDAYDCYTRVLEIDPDHAEVKERLSQLEPSLVVTCKKIQISQKDWFMVELVLKNTGKSFAYNVSFTVHNSKDAGIPKPFVVPYGEEKSVVIHILKVAGSKDPVMVHTHFFTKHEQEFVVELPILLNEQDPEIHIHQPQQQE, translated from the coding sequence TTGAGCCTCTTTGATAAAATTTTCCCCACTCACGAAAAGGCAAAGGATAAGGAGGCGATACATCAGGAGAGAGAGTCCCATCCTCATGTCATGGGTTCTTCGTCCGGGGCTGAAGAATTTGATCCTCAGTCGGCAAAGTTCTGGATACGCAAGGGGCACAACCACTGGTCTGTGGGAGAATGTGACAAGGCTCTCGACAGTTTCGAAAGAGGGCTTGAAGTTGATCCGGAAAATGCGGAGCTCTGGGTCCATCACGGAATCGCACGGGGAAACCTTGGGAGATATCCGGATGCTCTTTCATCATTTGAAAGAGCGCTGGTACTCGATCCTGACAATCCTGATGCAGCAATCAACAAGGGATTAGCTCTTTGTGCAATGGGGAAATGCGAGGAGGCCCTTTCAGTTTTTAACATCATAATAGGGTTCAATCCTTCAGACTCACTTGCATGGTACAATAAAGGAGTTTCCCTGCAGATCCTCGGAAAAAATGATGAGGCAACCGGTGCTTATGAAAAAGCATTCGAAATCAGACCCGAACTACCGGTTATTCCTCATAACATCCTCACCCTGCTAAATAAAAGTGCAGTTCTTGAAAACATCGGAAAGAATGATGAGGCATTGCAATCGCTCACCCGGGCGCTTTCCATCAACCCAAAATACACTGAAGCGTGGGTCCGCAAAGGCAGGATCTTTCGGAAACTCGGGAATTTTCAGGAATCCATTTTTATGATCGAACGTGCGATCGAGTTTAACCATACTGATCCCGCGATCAGTGAAGAGCTGAGAATCAGTCTCATATCCCTGGGAAAACACGAAGGAGCGATCTGGGCGTTTGAGAAAGCAATAAAGCTCAACCCAAAGAATCCTGAGGCGTGGTGTGGCATAGGAGATACGTATTTACGGCTTGCAAAATTTACCGAGGCGCTTGAAGCCTTTGAAACTGCCCGGAAGATCGATCCACAGAATCTTGTTATACGTTCGAGTATTGCTGACACCTACCGAAAGATGGGATATCATGAAGAAGCGGTTGAGAAATATGATGATATCCTTGACCGGGATCCGGCAAATGCCGCATGCTGGTACCATCGCGGACTTTCACTGCAGGCTCTCGGGGATTATGATGAATCTCTGTCCTCTTTTAAAAAGGCACTTTCTCACAATATGGATGATGCGAAAGTGTATTTCAACGAAGGGATAGTACTCACCAGCCTTCAGCGGTATGCCGAAGCAGACGTCGCGTTCACTAACGGCCTGGAGAAAAACCCCAGAGATGCAGTGGCATGGTACAATAAGGGATTTGTACTTCAGATCCTTAAAAAGTTCAAAGAGGCGCTTGCCGCGTACGATCGGGCGATATCTGAAGATCCTGCGAGCATCCCCTCCTGGATAAACCGGGGGATTGTTCTTGAAAAGATGGGAAAAACCGAAGATGCATTAGCAGCATTTAACCATGTCATCTCGTTCAATCCAGACGATGAAAAGACGCTGTATCACAAGGGTGTTGTTCTTCAGGATCTTAACAGGAACACTGAGGCGCTGCATGCGTATAACCAGGCGCTTGACCTCGATTCTTCGGATAAAGATGCGCTATTTGCAAAAGGCACAATACTCGAAAAGCTCGGAAAAGAATCAGAATCCCTGCAATGCTATGACCAGGCACTGGCATTAGACCCGAAAAATACCGGTGCCTGGGTACGAAAAGCGGGAATTTTTGAAAAAGAGAACAATTTTTTTGATGCATATGATTGTTATACCCGCGTCCTGGAAATTGATCCGGATCACGCGGAGGTTAAGGAACGGCTGAGCCAGCTTGAACCTTCTCTTGTTGTTACCTGTAAAAAGATCCAGATATCTCAAAAGGACTGGTTTATGGTAGAATTGGTTCTGAAAAACACCGGAAAATCTTTTGCCTACAATGTCTCGTTTACGGTTCACAACAGTAAAGATGCAGGAATTCCCAAGCCCTTTGTTGTTCCTTACGGGGAAGAAAAAAGTGTGGTCATCCATATACTCAAGGTTGCGGGCAGCAAAGACCCCGTCATGGTCCATACACACTTTTTTACTAAACATGAACAGGAGTTCGTGGTTGAACTCCCGATCCTGCTGAATGAGCAGGATCCTGAAATTCACATCCATCAACCTCAGCAACAGGAGTAA
- the ftsA gene encoding coenzyme F390 synthetase, translating into MATGSYFSPEVETLGRSDLDALIDERVRYTVLYVAEHSPFYRHWFRENKINPAEVREHEDLLNLPVVSGKTIREHQPPITPEFEFLSSDWNNVFSIQETSGTSGIPKGFFLTWDDWKRYAEKYARSFVSQGFTNRDRIVVCASYGMNVGANTMTIAARRIGMGIIPIGKCTFESRILKCYKPTAIVGSVFKLLRLARRLAAEGIKTSDTSINKLVAGGESFADESRAYLSELWGVPVYNTYGSTEGTMCGECTELSGLHVPEDLVHLDVYDPHMQSFVSDGECGRGVLTTLLPVGGKSGMLLINYDTEDTTVVISRERCGCGRTHMRIANPQREAETLWAFGNPFNRVDIEAAVFQTESMAYITGEYEASVYDGDIPDETILRVNLECYDPDHCDRKLVKDQFVSRFIRYKSLIAEHYDEGLFQIELNFAGPRGLDIYTMKGRPKRLVDRRVH; encoded by the coding sequence ATGGCAACGGGATCGTACTTTTCTCCGGAAGTTGAAACGCTGGGTCGTAGCGATCTCGACGCTCTTATCGATGAACGGGTACGCTACACCGTCCTGTATGTCGCTGAACATTCCCCCTTCTACCGGCACTGGTTCAGGGAGAACAAAATCAATCCTGCAGAAGTGCGGGAACACGAAGACCTTCTCAATCTGCCCGTTGTATCCGGAAAGACTATACGGGAGCACCAGCCCCCCATCACACCGGAATTTGAGTTCCTGTCCTCAGACTGGAACAATGTTTTCTCCATACAGGAGACGAGCGGCACGAGTGGTATACCCAAGGGTTTTTTCCTGACATGGGATGACTGGAAACGGTACGCGGAGAAGTATGCCCGGAGTTTTGTATCGCAGGGTTTTACGAACAGGGATCGGATCGTGGTCTGTGCCTCGTATGGGATGAACGTAGGTGCAAACACCATGACGATCGCAGCACGGCGCATCGGTATGGGTATCATTCCCATTGGCAAATGCACCTTCGAATCCCGAATCCTGAAATGTTACAAACCCACTGCCATTGTGGGAAGCGTGTTCAAACTGCTCAGGCTCGCACGACGTCTTGCTGCCGAGGGAATAAAAACATCTGATACGTCTATAAACAAACTTGTTGCCGGTGGCGAGAGTTTTGCCGATGAATCCCGCGCCTACCTGTCTGAATTGTGGGGTGTGCCGGTGTACAATACCTATGGCAGTACAGAAGGGACGATGTGCGGCGAATGTACGGAGCTTTCAGGCCTTCATGTGCCTGAAGACCTTGTCCACCTCGATGTATACGATCCCCATATGCAGTCATTTGTGAGCGATGGTGAGTGCGGGAGGGGGGTGCTCACCACGCTGCTGCCGGTTGGCGGGAAGAGTGGAATGCTGCTGATCAATTACGACACCGAGGATACAACGGTAGTCATCTCCCGTGAACGGTGTGGGTGCGGGAGGACCCATATGCGGATTGCCAATCCCCAGCGGGAGGCAGAAACCCTCTGGGCGTTCGGGAACCCTTTCAACCGTGTTGACATAGAAGCAGCAGTCTTCCAAACGGAGAGCATGGCATATATTACCGGCGAATACGAAGCATCTGTATATGACGGGGATATACCCGATGAGACTATTTTGCGGGTGAACCTGGAGTGCTATGATCCGGATCACTGTGATCGCAAACTGGTAAAAGACCAGTTCGTTTCACGATTTATCAGGTACAAATCACTGATTGCGGAGCACTACGACGAGGGTTTATTCCAGATAGAATTGAATTTTGCCGGCCCCCGCGGGCTCGATATCTATACTATGAAGGGTCGCCCGAAACGACTGGTCGATCGGAGGGTGCACTGA